One window from the genome of Alkalihalobacillus sp. LMS6 encodes:
- a CDS encoding endospore germination permease codes for MRSVTMLQLFPLILLSSGLMNHVIMMPILLQFGEKDSWIGVLVASVFLLIWVPLIVFISKRTKQEHIVDFISARSSKVSTFLFASFMFIYFTVYGYVTLFSTISWTTNTYLKLTPNPVLALPYLLLCGLAAYYGIRTIAFTAGILLPIVVSFGFLVGIGNIKEKDYTLLLPVFENGANAMWISSFFAICGFAEIVFILFLQHRSRTKLKKSHLYVLAFLLFGLALGPLVGAITIFGIEEAQRMKYPAFSQWRILELGKYLTRLDFFSIFQWVAGAFTRQAVGLYVVADLLGKQTPKARFLTIMTLCFLLWLTLFLPFNEPVFTIYLSRFYMPFSFVFALIVIAWLWLVSFKKVKTPKKRRDQNGASF; via the coding sequence TTGAGATCCGTAACGATGTTGCAACTATTTCCGTTAATTTTACTATCGAGTGGATTAATGAATCATGTCATTATGATGCCAATTCTTTTGCAATTCGGTGAGAAAGACTCATGGATTGGGGTCTTGGTAGCATCGGTTTTTCTTCTTATCTGGGTGCCACTCATTGTATTTATAAGTAAGCGAACAAAACAAGAGCATATCGTAGATTTTATAAGTGCTCGTTCGTCTAAAGTGAGTACTTTTTTATTCGCATCCTTCATGTTTATTTATTTTACAGTTTATGGTTACGTTACGTTATTTTCAACCATTAGTTGGACAACAAATACATATTTAAAATTAACGCCGAATCCTGTGTTAGCTCTTCCATATTTATTGCTTTGCGGGTTAGCTGCGTATTATGGAATTCGCACCATAGCCTTTACAGCAGGGATCTTACTTCCAATCGTTGTGTCATTTGGATTTTTAGTTGGGATTGGCAATATAAAAGAAAAAGATTATACCTTATTACTGCCTGTTTTCGAAAATGGTGCGAATGCCATGTGGATAAGTTCTTTTTTTGCCATATGTGGGTTTGCAGAAATTGTTTTTATCTTGTTTCTTCAACACCGTTCACGAACCAAGTTGAAGAAATCGCATTTATACGTGCTAGCTTTTCTTTTATTTGGTCTTGCCCTAGGTCCACTAGTTGGTGCCATCACAATTTTTGGAATTGAAGAAGCGCAACGAATGAAATATCCTGCTTTCTCGCAATGGAGAATTTTAGAGTTGGGAAAATATTTAACCCGGTTAGATTTTTTCTCGATTTTTCAGTGGGTAGCTGGGGCTTTCACTCGACAAGCAGTTGGTCTATACGTTGTGGCAGATTTATTAGGTAAGCAAACACCGAAAGCACGATTTTTAACGATCATGACTCTATGCTTCTTACTATGGTTAACGTTGTTTCTTCCTTTTAATGAGCCCGTTTTCACGATTTACTTAAGTCGATTTTACATGCCGTTTTCGTTTGTCTTTGCCTTGATTGTGATCGCTTGGCTGTGGCTAGTAAGCTTCAAAAAAGTGAAAACACCTAAGAAAAGGAGGGATCAAAATGGCGCATCCTTCTAA
- a CDS encoding GntP family permease: MDVSGTQMILGLAIAIVVLIFLVVKTKVHVFLALIIAASITGLVGGMTPTAVVDAITEGFGNTLGSIAIVIGFGVMMGRILEVSGAAERLAYTVVKWLGKRKEEWAMAVTGYIVSIPIFVDSAFIILSPLAKALSKKTGRSIVTLAIALAGGAVVIHSAVPPTPGPLGVAGIFGIDIGWMIITGMLFGIPIVISMVLYAKWLGKRIYQLPSDDGLDWIRPEKEVTIEEWMEEKESKDLPSLLRSALPIFVPVFLIFLNTTTSAMELSGMWVEYVQFFGAPIIAVGIGVLLAIYGLFGHVRRSEALDRMEEGIKQAGIVLLVTGAGGALGFVLRATGVGDHIAEIVVNTGIPAILLPFVVATLVRFIQGSGTVAMITAASITAPILSGMDVNMVLAAQAAALGSLFFSYFNDSLFWVVNRTIGIKQAKEQILVWSVPTTIAWFVSLIMLIVADFFF; encoded by the coding sequence ATGGACGTATCTGGTACGCAAATGATACTCGGACTTGCAATTGCAATAGTTGTGTTAATTTTCTTAGTCGTAAAAACAAAGGTTCACGTGTTTTTAGCATTAATTATTGCTGCATCTATTACAGGTTTAGTAGGAGGAATGACGCCAACTGCGGTCGTTGACGCCATCACAGAAGGCTTTGGTAATACGTTAGGATCCATTGCCATTGTCATCGGTTTTGGTGTGATGATGGGTCGAATTCTTGAAGTCTCAGGAGCGGCTGAACGACTCGCTTATACAGTCGTGAAGTGGTTAGGAAAACGAAAAGAAGAGTGGGCGATGGCGGTCACTGGTTATATTGTTTCGATTCCCATTTTTGTTGATTCCGCCTTTATTATTTTAAGCCCATTGGCGAAAGCGTTATCAAAGAAAACTGGCCGTTCCATTGTTACACTGGCCATCGCTTTAGCAGGTGGTGCGGTTGTCATTCATAGTGCGGTGCCACCAACACCAGGTCCACTCGGAGTAGCGGGAATCTTTGGGATTGACATTGGCTGGATGATTATTACCGGGATGTTGTTTGGGATTCCGATTGTTATCTCTATGGTGTTATACGCGAAATGGCTTGGGAAGCGGATTTATCAGTTACCAAGTGACGATGGACTTGACTGGATTCGCCCTGAAAAAGAAGTAACAATTGAAGAGTGGATGGAAGAAAAAGAAAGTAAAGACTTGCCTTCACTACTACGCTCGGCTTTACCAATTTTTGTCCCGGTGTTCTTAATCTTCTTAAATACGACGACCTCAGCGATGGAATTGTCTGGTATGTGGGTAGAATACGTACAATTTTTTGGAGCTCCAATTATTGCAGTAGGTATCGGGGTACTACTAGCAATTTATGGATTATTCGGACATGTTCGACGTTCAGAAGCACTTGATCGAATGGAAGAAGGAATTAAACAAGCAGGTATTGTGTTACTCGTTACCGGTGCAGGTGGGGCATTAGGATTTGTTCTTCGTGCAACGGGCGTTGGCGACCATATTGCAGAAATTGTCGTAAATACGGGAATCCCGGCGATTTTGTTACCGTTTGTTGTTGCTACGCTCGTTCGTTTCATTCAAGGAAGTGGAACGGTGGCAATGATCACAGCCGCGTCCATTACAGCACCAATTTTGTCAGGTATGGATGTAAACATGGTGCTTGCAGCCCAAGCAGCGGCACTTGGTTCTCTGTTCTTCTCTTATTTTAACGATAGTCTATTCTGGGTCGTAAACCGAACAATTGGGATCAAACAAGCGAAAGAACAGATTCTCGTTTGGTCTGTTCCGACAACGATTGCCTGGTTTGTGTCACTAATTATGCTTATTGTTGCAGACTTTTTCTTTTAA
- the pdxA gene encoding 4-hydroxythreonine-4-phosphate dehydrogenase PdxA has protein sequence MMKPVIAITMGDPAGIGPEITLGSLNKQEIYDVCTPVVIGNARVLESLFSVKEVDFKINKIEKTSEAKGEFGTIDLIDFPDLPEYEFGQVNGNNGEAAFAYIKHAAELCRANEAQAMATAPINKESLKAGNVPYIGHTEMLAGIANIDDPLTMFEVRNMRIFFLTRHLSLKDAIGQMTKERVHDYLVRCDAALQKLGVEKRTFAVAGLNPHSGENGLFGTEEMDEIKPGIKLAKESGIDAVGPVPADSVFFQALNGRYDAVLSLYHDQGHIAAKMTDFHRTISITNGLPFLRTSVDHGTAFDIAGQGIASSVSMEESIKLAAKYAPHFAGKE, from the coding sequence ATGATGAAACCAGTTATTGCGATTACGATGGGAGATCCAGCAGGAATTGGACCAGAAATTACGCTAGGGTCACTAAATAAACAAGAAATTTACGATGTGTGTACGCCGGTTGTAATCGGAAATGCACGAGTGTTGGAAAGCTTGTTTTCTGTAAAAGAAGTAGATTTCAAGATTAACAAAATAGAAAAAACAAGTGAAGCGAAAGGTGAATTTGGGACGATTGATTTAATTGATTTTCCAGATTTACCAGAGTATGAATTTGGTCAAGTGAACGGAAATAATGGAGAAGCTGCTTTTGCCTACATTAAACATGCGGCAGAGCTTTGTCGAGCAAATGAAGCGCAAGCCATGGCGACAGCGCCGATTAACAAAGAATCATTAAAAGCAGGTAACGTTCCTTACATCGGTCATACGGAAATGCTTGCCGGTATTGCCAATATCGATGATCCGCTAACCATGTTTGAAGTACGTAATATGCGAATCTTTTTCTTAACTAGACATTTATCGTTAAAAGATGCGATTGGTCAAATGACAAAAGAGCGTGTGCATGATTATTTGGTTCGCTGTGATGCAGCACTACAAAAGCTAGGGGTGGAAAAGCGAACTTTTGCAGTCGCAGGCTTAAACCCACATAGTGGAGAGAATGGTTTATTTGGGACAGAAGAAATGGACGAAATTAAGCCTGGCATTAAACTCGCAAAAGAGAGCGGGATTGACGCAGTCGGACCAGTTCCAGCAGATTCCGTCTTCTTCCAAGCGCTAAATGGGCGTTATGATGCGGTTTTATCCTTATATCATGATCAAGGACACATCGCAGCAAAAATGACGGATTTTCACCGCACGATTTCCATTACAAACGGTCTACCATTTTTACGTACGTCCGTTGATCACGGTACGGCGTTTGATATTGCGGGTCAAGGGATTGCAAGCTCCGTCTCAATGGAAGAGTCCATTAAGTTGGCAGCTAAGTACGCACCACATTTTGCAGGAAAAGAGTAA
- a CDS encoding four-carbon acid sugar kinase family protein, with protein MKVGVIADDLTGANASGVKLVKQGFQATTIVHSASLPENSYVDAVVMDTDSRYIDEAIASQRVGRAMKELQAWGADVFTKRIDSTFRGNIGAEIDEMLSHMAEDAISIVMPSFPESGRTMAGGYLLLDGVPLQETYVSKDPIAPITESFIPDLLAEKTRHQVGFVSLSTVMKTESAIETAIQKEITQGNRVIIVDAMTTEQIEKVALALTMLERQILCADPGPLTANYARAMLQQENQNGTILVSVGSATSLTGEQLTYLIEKTGSIPVYVDPAMLASYSSTWDEEVERATEAALEQAKVDRVLIVTTHKSGQKLVPLKAKAEQEGKSQDALAKRITDGLATISRKVLTQEQLTFAGCFTSGGDVTASVCALGRANGIALKDEVMPLAAYGTFDGGYFDGLPVVTKGGLIGDKKAIYECVKFIDQAATKIGG; from the coding sequence ATGAAAGTTGGCGTGATCGCAGACGATTTAACAGGCGCCAATGCATCTGGTGTCAAGCTGGTGAAACAAGGTTTTCAGGCAACAACCATTGTTCATAGTGCAAGCTTACCAGAAAATAGTTATGTCGATGCCGTCGTGATGGACACGGATAGCCGATATATTGACGAAGCTATTGCGAGCCAGCGTGTAGGGCGAGCGATGAAAGAACTTCAAGCTTGGGGAGCTGATGTGTTTACGAAACGAATTGACAGTACATTTCGTGGAAATATTGGCGCTGAAATTGACGAAATGCTCTCGCATATGGCTGAAGATGCAATAAGCATTGTGATGCCATCGTTTCCAGAGTCTGGACGAACAATGGCAGGAGGCTATCTATTATTAGATGGGGTGCCGTTGCAAGAAACGTATGTTTCCAAGGATCCGATTGCTCCAATAACAGAATCGTTTATTCCCGATTTACTAGCAGAAAAAACAAGGCATCAAGTTGGATTTGTTTCATTAAGCACAGTAATGAAAACGGAATCAGCTATAGAAACGGCTATTCAAAAGGAAATCACTCAAGGCAATCGTGTCATTATTGTTGACGCGATGACCACGGAACAAATTGAAAAAGTAGCGCTCGCATTAACAATGCTTGAAAGACAAATCCTTTGTGCAGATCCAGGGCCATTAACAGCAAATTATGCCCGCGCTATGTTGCAGCAAGAAAACCAAAACGGCACGATTCTCGTATCGGTTGGAAGTGCAACGAGCTTAACAGGAGAACAGCTTACGTATTTAATCGAAAAGACAGGGTCAATCCCTGTATATGTTGATCCAGCGATGTTGGCTAGTTACAGCAGTACGTGGGATGAAGAAGTGGAGCGTGCGACAGAAGCTGCCCTAGAACAAGCAAAGGTAGATCGTGTTCTTATTGTGACGACTCATAAAAGCGGTCAAAAACTCGTCCCATTGAAAGCCAAAGCTGAGCAAGAAGGCAAAAGTCAAGATGCGCTGGCAAAGCGAATTACAGATGGACTTGCCACCATTAGCCGTAAAGTATTGACGCAAGAACAGTTAACGTTTGCAGGTTGTTTTACAAGTGGAGGCGACGTAACCGCTTCTGTCTGTGCTTTAGGAAGAGCGAACGGAATTGCTCTTAAAGATGAAGTCATGCCGCTTGCAGCATATGGAACTTTTGATGGCGGGTATTTTGATGGACTACCTGTTGTAACAAAAGGTGGACTGATCGGAGATAAAAAAGCGATCTATGAATGTGTGAAATTTATTGATCAAGCAGCGACAAAAATTGGAGGATGA
- a CDS encoding DeoR/GlpR family DNA-binding transcription regulator yields MNMKAQERKSVIQNLLESNGKVEIEELAEQLNVSQMTIRRDLTQLEADNQVIRTPGGAVPQKALIRETPYARKEVEHLDAKKEIAKKAVSLIELNATILLDSGTTTLEVARLIKDRQDLTVVTNDIKIAAELVHSSVTCIVTGGEVQAEVGALYGSQAQALIESIHVDLFLLGAHAVNSLSGVMAPTLEKAKMKQLMIQSARETWLLCDSSKFAQQSFAHVCRLDQVEGIITDSDIALHELGQYHEKIVQV; encoded by the coding sequence ATGAACATGAAAGCACAAGAACGAAAAAGCGTCATTCAAAATCTTTTAGAATCAAATGGAAAAGTGGAAATTGAAGAGTTAGCGGAGCAATTGAACGTATCTCAGATGACCATTCGTCGTGATTTAACGCAGTTAGAAGCAGATAACCAAGTGATTCGAACACCTGGAGGCGCCGTTCCGCAAAAAGCTTTGATTCGGGAAACACCTTATGCAAGAAAAGAAGTCGAACATTTAGATGCAAAGAAAGAAATTGCAAAAAAAGCAGTGTCACTGATTGAATTGAATGCAACCATCTTACTTGATTCAGGAACCACGACACTTGAAGTGGCTCGTCTCATCAAAGATCGTCAAGATTTAACCGTAGTCACAAATGATATTAAAATAGCTGCTGAACTTGTTCATTCATCTGTTACATGTATTGTAACAGGTGGTGAAGTGCAGGCAGAAGTTGGTGCTTTATACGGGAGTCAAGCGCAGGCATTGATTGAGTCCATTCACGTTGATTTATTTTTACTCGGTGCGCATGCGGTTAATTCGTTATCAGGAGTGATGGCACCGACCCTCGAAAAAGCAAAAATGAAGCAACTTATGATTCAATCTGCGCGAGAAACATGGCTCTTATGTGATTCTAGTAAATTTGCGCAACAATCGTTTGCTCATGTTTGCAGACTAGATCAAGTTGAAGGAATTATTACCGATTCAGATATAGCATTACATGAGCTTGGCCAATACCATGAAAAGATCGTACAAGTGTAA
- a CDS encoding ArpU family phage packaging/lysis transcriptional regulator: MKQIELLDFPELDKQKTKEEVEDTMNKYRMYRYLSFEDREVSTTSAWKDIVVKTSGGNSDQTGDAAIYNADTKAYQKRYCDRVERAVRRLPQLEQFLIEKRYMDREADYMTDLKMYTQTFQPPIGHKFYYKLKWKAFYKLALALDLNVTKSDQ, from the coding sequence GTGAAGCAAATTGAACTATTGGACTTTCCAGAGTTGGATAAGCAAAAGACAAAGGAAGAGGTAGAAGATACAATGAATAAGTATCGAATGTACAGATACCTCTCCTTTGAAGATAGGGAAGTCAGCACAACATCCGCTTGGAAAGATATTGTTGTAAAAACGAGTGGAGGAAACAGTGATCAAACTGGTGATGCCGCTATTTACAACGCTGACACTAAAGCATACCAAAAAAGATATTGTGATCGAGTTGAAAGAGCGGTTCGCAGACTTCCACAACTTGAACAATTCTTAATCGAGAAACGGTATATGGATAGGGAAGCAGATTACATGACTGATCTAAAGATGTACACTCAAACATTTCAACCGCCAATCGGTCATAAGTTCTACTATAAGCTAAAATGGAAAGCATTTTACAAGCTTGCTCTAGCCTTAGATTTAAACGTCACAAAAAGTGATCAATAA
- a CDS encoding dUTP diphosphatase, with amino-acid sequence MNLQRLFKIQAELDNAIIEKKGLHGQDLLAHRILALLVELGECANEWRGFKFWSEDQEPRTFASRMKYSDPINMHGAYPVSYSPLLEEYVDCLYFVLSIGNELSKSGGLLLEHDDPEIFEPANEVRIVEKFNSLYSVIGELNFEYMKGDAYLDSLYYELINEFISLGKGLGLEKNEIESAYLDKNKINHERQVTGY; translated from the coding sequence ATGAACCTACAACGATTATTCAAAATCCAAGCAGAATTAGATAATGCAATAATTGAAAAGAAAGGCTTGCACGGTCAAGACTTACTTGCTCATCGCATTCTAGCGTTACTCGTAGAGCTAGGAGAGTGCGCCAACGAGTGGAGAGGGTTTAAATTTTGGAGTGAGGATCAGGAGCCGAGAACTTTTGCATCGAGAATGAAGTACAGTGATCCGATTAATATGCATGGTGCTTATCCAGTTTCTTATAGTCCGCTATTAGAGGAATACGTAGACTGTCTGTACTTTGTGTTGAGTATTGGGAATGAACTAAGTAAATCAGGAGGTTTATTATTAGAGCATGATGATCCTGAAATATTCGAACCTGCTAATGAGGTGAGGATTGTAGAAAAATTCAACTCTTTATATTCAGTAATTGGCGAACTTAATTTTGAATATATGAAGGGTGATGCTTATTTAGATTCTTTGTATTACGAACTTATTAATGAATTCATCTCTCTAGGCAAAGGTCTTGGTTTAGAAAAAAATGAAATAGAATCTGCCTACTTAGACAAGAACAAAATCAATCATGAACGGCAAGTTACGGGGTATTGA
- a CDS encoding DUF3310 domain-containing protein, with the protein MTNSKKPSHYESKIDPLTYMKANMSQANYEGFLIGNVIKYVTRYQKKNGLEDLKKAADYLNKAIEMYEEQDPNSIMKSIQETYGSPDNETDKLWGF; encoded by the coding sequence ATGACGAATTCAAAGAAACCTTCCCATTATGAATCAAAGATCGATCCTTTAACATACATGAAAGCAAACATGAGCCAAGCAAATTATGAAGGATTTCTTATTGGAAATGTCATTAAGTATGTGACCCGTTACCAAAAAAAGAATGGATTAGAAGATCTAAAAAAAGCAGCAGACTATTTGAATAAAGCAATTGAGATGTATGAAGAGCAAGACCCTAACAGCATTATGAAAAGCATTCAAGAGACATATGGCTCTCCTGATAATGAAACGGATAAATTATGGGGGTTCTGA